A genomic window from Populus alba chromosome 19, ASM523922v2, whole genome shotgun sequence includes:
- the LOC118056583 gene encoding endochitinase EP3-like, whose product MRSNILLTIILAIVLAGALPKNVVEAQNCGCAANLCCSQYGYCGTGNAYCGQGCKQGPCYSSPTPTTPSGSGSVADIVTPAFFNGIINQAAASCAGKNFYTRNAFLSAVNSYPQFGKLGSAEASKREIAAFFAHVTHETGHFCYIEEINGASGDYCDENNKEYPCVPGKKYYGRGPLQLSWNYNYGPAGRSNNFDGLNNPDIVARDAVVSFKTALWFWMNRVRPVVSQGFGATIRAINSIECNGGNAGAVQARVRYYRDYCSQLGVSTENNLTC is encoded by the exons ATGAGAAGCAATATACTACTTACCATTATCTTAGCCATAGTTCTTGCAGGAGCCCTGCCCAAGAATGTGGTAGAGGCTCAAAATTGTGGCTGTGCTGCAAACCTTTGTTGCAGTCAATATGGCTACTGTGGCACTGGCAATGCCTATTGTGGTCAGGGATGTAAACAAGGGCCCTGTTATTCATCGCCTACACCTACTACTCCTAGTGGGAGTGGTTCTGTTGCTGATATTGTTACGCCTGCTTTCTTCAATGGTATAATCAACCAAGCTGCTGCAAGCTGTGCTGGGAAGAATTTCTATACAAGAAATGCATTTCTCAGTGCTGTCAATTCATATCCTCAATTTGGTAAACTTGGTTCAGCTGAAGCTTCTAAGCGTGAGATCGCAGCTTTCTTCGCTCATGTTACTCATGAAACTGGAC ACTTCTGCTATATAGAAGAGATAAATGGTGCTTCCGGTGACTACTGTGATGAAAACAACAAGGAATACCCATGTGTTCCAGGCAAGAAATACTATGGCCGCGGACCACTCCAACTATCATGGAACTACAACTATGGGCCAGCCGGAAGGAGCAACAACTTTGATGGATTGAACAATCCTGACATTGTAGCAAGGGATGCTGTTGTGTCATTTAAGACAGCCTTATGGTTTTGGATGAACAGAGTTCGTCCTGTTGTAAGCCAAGGTTTTGGAGCAACTATTCGAGCCATTAATAGTATAGAATGCAATGGTGGAAACGCAGGTGCTGTTCAGGCTCGTGTTAGATATTATAGAGATTATTGCAGTCAACTCGGCGTTTCTACTGAGAATAACCTCACTTGCTAG
- the LOC118056573 gene encoding endochitinase PR4-like — translation MFSLNMGNNVLSIILAMMLAVTMPQLIVSQNCGCAPNLCCSQFGFCGTGDAYCGQGCREGPCTSAPSTPSTPSNNDVTVADVVTPEFFNGIINQAGGDCAGKSFYTRDAFLSALNSYSQFGKIGSNDDSKREIAAFFAHVTHETGHFCYIEEINGASQDYCDETNTQYPCNPNKKYFGRGPLQLTWNYNYGAAGGANNFDGLNSPETVANDPVVSFKTALWFWMTNVRPVVTQGFGATIRAINGAVECNGGNSGAVQARIGYYTDYCNQFGVAPGDNLSC, via the exons ATGTTTTCTCTTAACATGGGAAACAATGTACTATCCATCATTCTGGCTATGATGCTGGCTGTAACCATGCCGCAGTTGATAGTGTCTCAAAATTGTGGTTGTGCTCCCAACTTGTGCTGTAGTCAGTTTGGCTTCTGTGGCACCGGTGATGCTTATTGTGGCCAAGGATGTCGGGAGGGACCTTGTACCTCAGCACCTAGTACCCCTAGCACGCCTAGTAACAATGATGTTACGGTGGCTGATGTTGTTACACCGGAATTCTTCAACGGTATAATCAATCAAGCCGGGGGAGATTGTGCCGGGAAGAGCTTCTACACACGAGATGCGTTTCTCAGTGCCCTCAATTCTTATTCTCAGTTTGGCAAGATTGGATCAAATGACGATTCCAAACGTGAGATTGCAGCATTTTTTGCTCATGTCACGCATGAGACCGGAC ACTTCTGCTACATAGAAGAAATAAACGGTGCCTCTCAGGACTACTGTGATGAGACCAATACACAGTATCCATGCAACCCGAACAAGAAATACTTTGGCCGTGGACCTCTTCAACTAACATGGAATTACAATTACGGGGCGGCTGGAGGGGCAAACAACTTTGATGGACTAAACTCTCCTGAAACTGTGGCCAATGATCCTGTTGTGTCGTTCAAGACTGCCTTATGGTTTTGGATGACTAATGTCCGCCCTGTGGTCACTCAAGGGTTCGGTGCGACGATTAGAGCCATTAATGGTGCAGTTGAATGTAATGGTGGAAATTCTGGTGCTGTTCAAGCTCGAATTGGGTATTACACAGATTATTGTAACCAGTTTGGCGTTGCACCTGGCGATAATCTAAGCTGTTAG